A region from the Paenibacillus humicola genome encodes:
- a CDS encoding ABC transporter ATP-binding protein: MNVLEIRNLTKKFGDFTAVDNMSLRIREGEIFGFLGSNGAGKSTTIHMIASLLRITKGEILLMGKSIEKNSRFAKMNLGIVPQDIAIYENMSAYENVSFFAGLYGLRGGKLKERTEEALQFVGLADKANSRPVNFSGGMKRRLNIACAIAHRPKLIIMDEPTVGIDPQSRNYILTSVQKLNEMGCTIIYTSHYMEEVEEICTRIAIMDHGKIIAEGTKEQLKAIITDTKDIRIETKSADGLPMEAIRSLPGIQAAEADENVIKIHSRTEVNNLNRILQELLKAGIEVRSLQEKEPNLETVFLTLTGRSLRD; the protein is encoded by the coding sequence ATGAATGTGCTGGAAATCCGGAATTTGACGAAAAAGTTTGGGGATTTTACCGCAGTGGACAATATGTCGCTCCGCATCCGGGAAGGCGAAATTTTTGGCTTTCTCGGTTCGAACGGCGCGGGAAAAAGCACAACGATCCATATGATCGCCTCGCTGCTGCGCATCACGAAGGGCGAGATTCTGCTGATGGGCAAAAGCATCGAAAAAAACAGCCGCTTTGCCAAAATGAATCTTGGCATCGTGCCGCAGGATATCGCCATTTACGAGAATATGTCGGCCTATGAGAATGTCAGCTTTTTCGCGGGCCTGTACGGGCTGCGGGGCGGTAAACTGAAGGAGCGGACGGAAGAGGCGCTGCAATTCGTAGGCCTAGCCGACAAAGCAAACAGCCGGCCGGTCAATTTTTCCGGCGGGATGAAGCGCCGGCTGAACATCGCCTGCGCGATTGCGCACCGGCCGAAGCTGATCATTATGGACGAACCGACCGTAGGCATCGATCCGCAGTCGCGCAACTACATTCTGACATCGGTGCAGAAGCTGAACGAAATGGGCTGTACGATCATTTATACCAGCCACTATATGGAAGAAGTCGAGGAAATCTGCACGCGCATCGCCATTATGGATCATGGCAAAATCATTGCGGAAGGCACGAAAGAGCAGCTCAAAGCCATCATCACCGATACGAAGGACATCCGGATCGAGACGAAGTCCGCGGACGGCCTTCCGATGGAGGCGATCCGCAGCCTTCCGGGCATTCAGGCGGCAGAGGCGGACGAGAACGTCATCAAGATTCATTCGCGGACGGAAGTCAACAACCTGAACCGCATTTTGCAGGAGCTGTTGAAGGCCGGCATTGAAGTCCGTTCGCTGCAGGAGAAGGAGCCGAATCTGGAGACGGTCTTCCTCACGCTGACGGGCCGTTCGCTCCGGGATTAA